From the Streptomyces pluripotens genome, one window contains:
- a CDS encoding trypsin-like peptidase domain-containing protein translates to MPDQIPRLDRLARAATAAISAQEGAHWGSAGLIAPGWALTAAHVVRAAGAAPYTVTLWNGRSISARTGYLLSGVPDSGPVPAESDIALVRLLEDDTDHACVWLSDRGDPPSHEVRAYGWYVAGGKRGGELLDWNGVCVVAGNDGPYSFRLGPQTEIPKGASGGPVIDLSQGALVGLTKASRRTSEGDIKDGGRAVRSTLLREFVSPVVVDPDHALGPDPYYALVCAHDRWHAESDLRDGWTDVQGELPGNGLPDSTTSWSPGDRLELFELLAALPAPDDPTLVRSLLRVVFHNRAKFPATSALRHWRDGHGEIHQYRMQFTIEALPYLRYAKLVALAVASTPGAASTAADLDRWVGRRMRRLGLEADVSVGEVTLPGRVDGDITVQGGTNATGILVHPGGHAQNPPLAAEPVQVGILDARPGDGPSVLLELEPALWSPSAAFHWRLRVLDPEQDDDAVVDADENGDGVPPDDLPLRLQRPLARLFLQLDTPERHAPLEVVLPPEHFDLAVQHWLPQAAVTDLDLSDPACWPLGVRRQVVVRDASRRGGVDPLWEMRWKDTAAAAPLRALPTPQPGRLLRRAGLAGAGPDQVPVVCRPAADATGREVLRLALESGHGVFLWNAGSHPPDGCDERCRSFSSNAARLLADAGSAAELPERLRVLRERIHRRDPHAYWAKPLALMYDDADRPLAEPAGVLDAP, encoded by the coding sequence ATGCCTGACCAGATTCCGCGCCTGGACCGGCTGGCTAGGGCGGCAACGGCGGCGATCAGTGCACAGGAAGGCGCGCACTGGGGGTCCGCCGGCTTGATCGCACCCGGCTGGGCGCTGACCGCGGCCCATGTGGTCCGGGCCGCGGGAGCCGCCCCGTACACCGTGACCCTGTGGAACGGCCGCTCAATCTCGGCGAGGACGGGCTATCTGCTGTCCGGGGTGCCTGACAGCGGCCCTGTCCCCGCGGAGTCGGACATCGCTCTCGTACGCCTGCTGGAGGACGACACCGATCACGCCTGTGTCTGGCTCAGCGACCGCGGCGACCCACCCTCGCACGAGGTGCGGGCCTACGGCTGGTACGTCGCCGGCGGCAAGCGCGGCGGGGAACTGCTCGACTGGAACGGCGTCTGCGTGGTCGCTGGGAACGACGGTCCCTACAGCTTCCGCCTCGGCCCGCAGACGGAGATTCCGAAAGGGGCTTCCGGGGGACCGGTCATCGACCTCTCGCAGGGCGCCCTGGTCGGCCTGACCAAGGCCAGCAGACGCACATCCGAGGGCGACATCAAGGACGGCGGCCGGGCCGTGCGCAGCACTCTGCTGCGGGAGTTCGTCAGTCCCGTCGTCGTGGACCCCGACCATGCCCTCGGGCCGGACCCGTACTACGCCCTGGTCTGCGCCCATGACCGGTGGCACGCCGAAAGCGACCTCCGCGACGGATGGACGGACGTCCAGGGCGAGCTGCCGGGCAACGGCCTGCCAGACAGCACCACCTCCTGGTCGCCTGGCGACCGGTTGGAGCTGTTCGAGCTGCTGGCCGCTCTCCCGGCCCCCGACGACCCGACGCTGGTACGGAGCCTGCTGCGCGTGGTGTTCCACAACCGCGCGAAGTTCCCGGCCACCTCCGCCCTGCGGCACTGGCGGGACGGGCACGGCGAGATCCATCAGTACCGGATGCAGTTCACGATCGAGGCCCTGCCCTATCTGCGGTACGCCAAGCTCGTCGCCCTCGCCGTCGCATCGACGCCGGGCGCGGCATCCACGGCGGCCGACCTGGATCGCTGGGTGGGACGCCGCATGCGCCGCCTGGGTCTGGAGGCCGACGTCAGCGTGGGCGAGGTCACCCTGCCCGGGCGGGTCGACGGAGACATCACCGTGCAGGGCGGGACGAACGCGACGGGGATCCTGGTCCACCCCGGCGGGCATGCCCAGAACCCGCCGCTCGCCGCAGAGCCCGTACAGGTCGGCATCCTCGACGCCCGGCCGGGCGACGGGCCCAGCGTGCTGCTGGAGCTCGAACCCGCCCTGTGGTCGCCCTCGGCGGCCTTCCACTGGCGGCTGCGGGTCCTTGACCCCGAGCAGGACGACGACGCAGTCGTCGACGCCGACGAGAACGGCGACGGGGTCCCGCCGGACGACCTGCCGCTCCGGCTCCAGCGCCCGCTGGCCCGGCTCTTCCTCCAGCTGGACACCCCTGAACGCCACGCCCCGCTGGAGGTCGTCCTCCCGCCCGAGCACTTCGACCTCGCCGTACAGCACTGGCTGCCGCAGGCCGCCGTCACCGACCTGGACCTCTCAGACCCCGCCTGCTGGCCGCTGGGCGTACGCCGGCAGGTCGTCGTACGGGACGCGTCCCGCCGAGGCGGCGTCGACCCCCTGTGGGAGATGCGGTGGAAGGACACGGCCGCGGCGGCGCCGCTGCGTGCCCTGCCGACGCCGCAGCCCGGCCGGCTGCTGCGCCGCGCCGGTCTCGCCGGTGCCGGGCCCGACCAGGTCCCGGTGGTCTGCCGGCCGGCTGCCGACGCCACCGGCCGCGAGGTCCTGCGCCTGGCCCTGGAGAGCGGACACGGCGTCTTCCTGTGGAACGCCGGGTCCCACCCTCCGGACGGCTGTGACGAGCGGTGCCGCAGCTTCAGCAGCAATGCCGCCCGGCTGCTGGCGGACGCGGGCTCCGCGGCCGAGCTGCCCGAGCGGCTGCGCGTCCTGCGCGAGCGGATCCACCGCCGCGATCCGCACGCCTACTGGGCCAAGCCCCTGGCCCTGATGTACGACGACGCCGACCGGCCCCTCGCCGAGCCCGCAGGTGTTCTCGACGCACCCTGA
- a CDS encoding MoxR family ATPase, with protein MNSDWFIYQGVSEPHDGISRLPPPPPWRTFDGELAGSPPAPPLDSASTRRLGTSRGRFAVRGPLDELELINAALYLRRPLLIAGDPGTGKSTLAHSIAHELKLGRVLQWPIVSRSTLRDGLYQYDAIGRLQESQLPGTTDTGIGRYLRLGPLGTALLPSERPRVVLIDELDKGDVDLPNDLLNVLEEGEFAIPELERARRDNEGGTVSVLTHDGLSATVVDGRVRCREFPVVVMTSNDERDFPAPLLRRCIHLDMRTPNADRLATMVQAHFGSASAEENEDIIERFLSASPGGLRAADQLLNAIYLTQYSAQEDPVGRERLADLLMRPLGPGRP; from the coding sequence GTGAACAGCGACTGGTTCATCTACCAGGGCGTGAGCGAACCGCACGACGGCATCAGCCGACTGCCCCCGCCACCCCCCTGGCGCACGTTCGACGGTGAGCTCGCGGGGTCACCGCCGGCCCCCCCGCTCGACAGCGCCTCCACTCGCCGGCTCGGCACGTCCCGGGGCCGGTTCGCCGTCCGTGGGCCGCTGGACGAACTCGAACTGATCAACGCGGCCCTGTATCTGCGCCGCCCGCTGCTGATCGCCGGCGACCCCGGCACCGGCAAAAGCACGCTCGCCCACTCGATCGCGCACGAGCTGAAACTCGGCCGCGTGCTGCAGTGGCCCATCGTCAGCCGCAGCACGCTGCGCGACGGGCTCTACCAGTACGACGCCATCGGCCGGCTCCAGGAGTCCCAGCTGCCCGGAACCACCGACACCGGCATCGGCCGCTATCTGCGGCTCGGTCCGCTCGGCACCGCGCTCCTGCCCTCAGAGCGGCCCCGCGTGGTGCTGATCGATGAACTCGACAAGGGCGATGTCGACCTGCCCAACGACCTCCTCAACGTGCTGGAGGAGGGGGAGTTCGCCATTCCGGAGCTGGAGCGCGCTCGCCGGGACAACGAAGGCGGGACGGTGTCCGTACTCACCCATGACGGGTTGTCCGCGACGGTCGTGGACGGGCGCGTGCGCTGCCGTGAGTTCCCCGTGGTGGTGATGACCAGCAACGACGAACGCGACTTCCCCGCCCCGCTGCTGCGCCGCTGCATCCACCTCGACATGCGCACCCCGAACGCCGACCGGCTCGCAACGATGGTCCAGGCACACTTCGGCAGCGCGTCCGCGGAGGAGAACGAGGACATCATCGAGCGGTTCCTCTCCGCGTCGCCCGGCGGGCTGCGCGCCGCCGATCAGCTCCTGAACGCGATCTATCTGACGCAGTACAGCGCCCAGGAGGATCCTGTTGGACGCGAGCGCCTCGCGGACCTGCTGATGCGTCCGTTGGGACCTGGCCGGCCATGA
- a CDS encoding helix-turn-helix domain-containing protein, whose amino-acid sequence MPAHLLSIPAVAAALDVDRRTVYRFIAAGDLPVVDLRTGTERSRVRVPAAGLEEFIARRLVGSPRPRR is encoded by the coding sequence ATGCCTGCCCATTTGCTGTCCATTCCCGCTGTCGCCGCCGCCCTGGACGTCGACCGCCGCACCGTCTACCGCTTCATCGCCGCCGGAGACCTCCCCGTCGTCGACCTGCGCACCGGGACGGAACGCTCCCGCGTCCGTGTCCCTGCTGCCGGGCTGGAGGAGTTCATCGCCAGGAGGCTGGTTGGTTCCCCGCGCCCCCGTCGGTGA
- a CDS encoding tyrosine-type recombinase/integrase, translated as MKSGKWQATVRNRAGDRFSESFPLKAQARAWGIELETQFARGGVRDPRAGEIAFREWHDRWWNARIVEPHTLRGDASSIKNHVMPYWADWEMRAITRMDVQSWIRSLVEKGAGPAAIKRAYNLTSSIMRAAVDDDVIAVSPCRSIDLPPIAVKPPQWFTPDQAQSILDGLAPAWRTMCLLGFYTGLRWGELSGLHRHRIDTRRSRLFVVEVNTKSGIKEYPKSSKSRREVPLPPHALEALERHIHRLDRDAVVFTTITKGRSGRLLADSNWRRQTWWPAVETAYYFGDDGELQLVPHYPPHSMRHTCASWLVQRGVSLYEVQHLLGHESFQTTQRYAHLQPDAHKAVLGAWERMETPLTIAA; from the coding sequence TTGAAGTCCGGCAAGTGGCAGGCGACCGTACGTAACCGGGCCGGAGACCGGTTCAGCGAGTCCTTCCCTCTCAAGGCCCAGGCGCGGGCCTGGGGCATCGAGCTGGAGACCCAGTTCGCCCGCGGAGGCGTGCGCGACCCACGGGCCGGCGAGATCGCGTTCCGGGAGTGGCACGACCGGTGGTGGAACGCCCGCATAGTCGAACCCCACACCCTCCGGGGTGACGCGTCCAGCATCAAGAACCACGTCATGCCCTACTGGGCGGACTGGGAAATGCGGGCCATCACCCGCATGGACGTCCAGAGCTGGATCCGGTCCCTGGTCGAGAAGGGCGCAGGCCCCGCCGCGATCAAGCGGGCCTACAACCTGACGTCGTCCATCATGCGCGCTGCGGTCGACGACGATGTGATCGCGGTGAGCCCGTGCCGGAGCATCGATCTGCCGCCCATCGCGGTCAAACCGCCGCAGTGGTTCACGCCCGACCAGGCGCAGAGCATCCTCGACGGACTCGCCCCCGCCTGGCGGACGATGTGCCTGCTCGGCTTCTACACCGGACTGCGCTGGGGAGAGCTCTCCGGCCTGCACCGCCACCGCATCGACACGCGCCGCTCGCGCCTGTTCGTGGTGGAGGTCAATACCAAGAGCGGCATAAAGGAGTACCCCAAGAGTTCCAAGAGCCGCCGCGAGGTTCCGCTCCCACCCCACGCCCTGGAGGCCCTCGAACGCCACATCCACCGGCTCGATCGTGACGCAGTGGTCTTTACCACCATCACCAAGGGCCGCTCCGGACGCCTCCTCGCCGACAGCAACTGGCGTCGGCAGACCTGGTGGCCCGCCGTCGAGACCGCCTACTACTTCGGCGACGACGGCGAGTTGCAGCTCGTCCCGCACTACCCGCCGCACTCCATGCGCCACACCTGCGCTTCGTGGCTGGTCCAGAGGGGAGTCTCGCTCTACGAGGTCCAGCACCTCCTCGGCCACGAGAGCTTCCAGACCACCCAGCGCTACGCCCACCTCCAGCCGGACGCGCACAAGGCTGTCCTCGGAGCATGGGAACGCATGGAAACCCCGCTCACCATCGCCGCATGA
- a CDS encoding molybdopterin-dependent oxidoreductase, translating to MLSFWQRWTRDSDRLRGAQGPGPLPTRPRDDEALPPGQRSVAGWPARYYGPVPKFKPERWEFRVFGATASGDKYTWNFEEFTELPLTTVVADLHCVSGKTVPDNEWSGVATSTLLALAPPAPDVTHVMVWAEYGYSANLRLHEFASAQSLLARFRNREALTPEHGFPVRLVVPPLYGWKGPKWVRAIEYMTGDRRGFWEERGYHNIGEVRREQRYSYQEEPGEGPVL from the coding sequence ATGCTCTCCTTCTGGCAGCGGTGGACCAGGGACAGCGACCGGCTGCGCGGGGCTCAGGGCCCGGGCCCGCTCCCCACCCGTCCCCGCGACGACGAGGCCCTTCCGCCCGGACAGCGTTCGGTGGCGGGCTGGCCCGCGCGTTACTACGGCCCCGTCCCGAAGTTCAAGCCGGAGCGGTGGGAGTTCCGCGTCTTCGGCGCCACGGCCTCCGGCGACAAGTACACCTGGAACTTCGAGGAGTTCACCGAGCTGCCGCTGACGACGGTCGTTGCCGACCTGCACTGCGTCTCCGGCAAGACCGTCCCGGACAACGAATGGTCGGGGGTGGCCACCTCGACCCTACTGGCGCTCGCCCCTCCCGCGCCGGACGTCACCCACGTCATGGTCTGGGCCGAATACGGCTACAGCGCCAACCTCCGCCTGCATGAATTCGCCTCCGCCCAGTCGCTCCTGGCGCGGTTCCGCAACCGGGAGGCCCTGACACCGGAGCATGGATTCCCGGTCCGGCTGGTGGTACCCCCGCTATACGGCTGGAAGGGCCCCAAGTGGGTCCGGGCCATCGAGTACATGACGGGTGACCGCCGGGGGTTCTGGGAGGAGCGCGGCTACCACAACATCGGCGAGGTCCGACGCGAGCAGCGCTACAGCTATCAGGAGGAGCCGGGTGAAGGGCCGGTCCTGTAA
- a CDS encoding tyrosine-type recombinase/integrase, producing MSKLAIGKSSLLSADHVRALLDSIQEESSGVVFPFLAFMAGTALSPGEAVSVRVHELTLPEGEFGEVLVRAGEGRRVPVSPDIVGVLRRWIDEADLEFEDLLFPAERGGPLASSEYKRAWRRARQAVLSPGEVQAGLGEQVSSLRDSCLDRWLEAGVPAWGVAEWAGVSASWIALRYPHRFGLEDVEIDWGHLEEILRLPDIPER from the coding sequence TTGTCGAAGCTGGCAATAGGCAAATCGTCCTTGCTCTCTGCGGACCATGTTCGCGCTCTACTGGACTCGATCCAGGAGGAATCTTCGGGGGTTGTTTTCCCTTTCCTCGCCTTCATGGCGGGCACCGCGCTTTCGCCGGGTGAAGCAGTTTCTGTTCGGGTGCACGAATTGACGCTCCCGGAAGGGGAGTTCGGGGAGGTGCTGGTCCGTGCCGGCGAGGGCCGGAGAGTCCCTGTCTCCCCGGACATCGTGGGTGTGCTGAGGCGCTGGATCGACGAGGCGGATCTGGAATTTGAAGATCTGCTGTTCCCGGCTGAGCGGGGTGGGCCGTTGGCGTCCTCCGAGTACAAGAGGGCGTGGAGGCGGGCTCGCCAAGCGGTGTTGAGCCCGGGCGAGGTGCAGGCGGGCTTGGGGGAGCAGGTCTCCAGCCTGCGTGACTCCTGTCTGGACCGCTGGCTCGAGGCGGGCGTTCCTGCGTGGGGTGTCGCTGAGTGGGCCGGTGTGAGTGCGAGCTGGATTGCGCTGCGGTACCCGCACCGGTTCGGGCTCGAAGACGTCGAGATCGATTGGGGCCACCTGGAAGAGATTCTGCGCCTTCCGGATATCCCCGAGCGGTAG
- a CDS encoding CU044_2847 family protein: MTVVLSPKQGADGTEIGDGSGGAVAYRVREVEIGGETVLARVETLDPDEVDLRKRLTEYGEEEEVTALDTLMARVDSVQRVIRSVGTSVLEAAREAAHPDEVSVAFGVELAAKSGKAVAFLADGEAKAALNVTLTWRPGDRNDSTTAGAQGNA, from the coding sequence GTGACCGTGGTGTTGTCGCCCAAGCAAGGTGCGGACGGCACGGAGATCGGCGACGGGAGCGGCGGAGCTGTGGCGTACCGGGTGCGGGAAGTGGAGATCGGCGGCGAGACTGTCCTCGCCCGAGTGGAGACGCTCGACCCGGACGAGGTGGATCTGCGTAAGCGGCTCACCGAATACGGCGAGGAGGAGGAGGTCACAGCCCTCGACACCCTGATGGCGCGGGTCGACAGCGTCCAGCGGGTAATCCGGTCGGTCGGCACCTCCGTGCTCGAAGCCGCCCGCGAGGCCGCCCACCCCGACGAGGTGAGCGTCGCGTTCGGTGTCGAGCTAGCGGCCAAGTCCGGTAAGGCGGTAGCGTTCCTCGCCGACGGCGAGGCCAAGGCGGCCCTCAACGTCACGCTCACCTGGCGGCCTGGCGACCGGAACGACAGCACGACCGCCGGTGCGCAGGGGAATGCCTGA
- a CDS encoding transposase, which translates to MPRTKTFRLVTSLLDPKLAPARQLATAYHQRWEIENGFAELKTACAAPDSSCAPGHPS; encoded by the coding sequence CTGCCCCGCACCAAGACGTTCCGGCTGGTCACCAGCCTGCTGGATCCCAAGCTGGCCCCGGCCCGCCAGCTGGCGACGGCCTACCATCAGCGGTGGGAGATCGAAAACGGGTTCGCGGAACTGAAAACCGCCTGCGCGGCGCCGGATTCATCCTGCGCTCCAGGGCACCCGAGCTAA